ATTTATCTTTCTCATACGCGCTTAGCCATCCTTTTTCCGAACAGACCCGCAGGCTTCACAAACAAAATCAGAAGTATGACCACAAAAGCTATGGCATCCTTATAACCTGAGGGCATTATTGTTGCGGCAAAGCTTTCCAGAAGCCCCAGAAGAACACCGCCCGCCACAGCGCCCCAGAAGCTGCCCAGACCGCCGAGAATGGCGGCGGCAAAGCCTTTGAGACCTATCATAACCCCGTCGTCATAGGTTACAAAGGTAATGGGGGAGATAAGCACCCCGGCGGCAGCGCCCACAGCAGCGGCCACGCCGAAGCTCATTACACGCACCATCACTGCATTTATCCCGCAGATTCCAGCCGCTGTCATATCATCGAAACAGGCGCGCATCGCGCGTCCGTATTTGCTTTTTTTAAGGAAAAGGTGCAGCACAAGGGCAATAAATGCGCCCACTGCGATAACCATTATGCTCTGGTTTGATATAACCCCGCCGGGAAGCTCAATGCTTTTCACAGGCATGAACTCGCCCACCGTCACCGTATCTCTGCCCCAGATGTGCATTGCAAAATCCCTCAGCAGGATGGACGCGGCTATGGTAACAGTAATAAGGTTTATATCGTTTTTCACCCGCACAAGATTTATAAACACTCTCTCAAAAAGAAGTCCGAGAATAAGTGCGGTAACCACAGCCAGAGGGAACGCCAACAGAACAGGCATGCCCATGACAGCGAAGAGAGTGTAGATCAGCATTCCGCCCAGCATGACAAATTCACCCTGAGCGAAGTTGATAAGCCCCGTCGTGTTGTAGATGATGTTGAAGCCGAGGGCTACCAGCGCATAAATACTGCCGCTGGTGAGCCCCGAATACAGGAATTGCATTATTTCGCTATCTCAAATTTTCCGTCTTTTATTTCGACCATAATAAACGCATCAGAGGAAAGACCGTTGTGATCCTGCTCTGTCATGTTGAACTCTCCGGCTGTGCCTTTGAACCCTTTTATTCCGGCAAGTGCCGAAACAAACTTTTCAGTATCTGCACCTGATTTTTCATAGGCAAGCTTAAACAGATAGAAAGCATCATATGCATGACCGCCGAAAGCGGAAACAGGCATGTTGAATTTGCCTTCGTAGTCTTTTTTATACTTCATAAGAACAGGCTTGAACGGGTCACTGTCTGCCAGTCTGTCGGCAACAATAAGCCTTCCGGCGGGCAGCCTGATTCCGTCAGCGGAAGCGCCCGCAAGCTCAATGAACTTCATTGAGGCAACGCCGTGGCTCATGAAAAGGTTCTGTATACCCAGATCTTTGGCATTTTTCGCAACAATTGCGGGAGCAGGTCCCACTCCCCAGCAGATAACGGCATCAGGCCCGGCAGCTTTTATTTTGCTGAGCTGGCTTGTCATATCCTTATCCTTGTCGCCGAACTTTTCATCGGAGACAATCTGAATCCCCTGAGCCTTGGCTCCTTCGATCAGCGCATCCCTTCCGGTCACGCCGAACCCGTTCTGAGCTGTGAGGATTGCGGCTTTTTTCATGCCTTTTGATTTCATGTATTTAAAAATTGTCTCAGCGGCGTGGATGTCGCTCTGAGGTGTTTTGAAAACATACTTGTTAACAGGAGTGACAATGGCTGCACTCGCTGCACAGCTTATGAGCGGGGTTTTAAACTTGTCCGCAAGATCTTTAACCGCAAGGCTTGAACCTGTGGTGGTGGGTCCGATCACGGCAAAGACTTTGTCCTTTGTCACCAGTCTTTTGAAATAGTTAATCGCTCTCTGCTCATCCCCTTGTGTATCGTAGGACACAAGAACCACCTTGTCTCCGTTGATGCCGCCTGCGGCGTTGATTTCAGCCACAAGCATTTCAGCAGTGAGCTTTTCAGGATGCCCCAGATATGACGCAGGGCCTGTTTCAGCAAACAGAGCACCAAGCCTGACCTCTCCGGCGAATGCGGTAACACTCACCAGAAGAAAGATTAAAACCGTCAGAATACGAACCATTTTCCACCCCCGATTTATTTTTATGAGTTTCCGTTTGGGAAACAACAACTTGCAGGTAAGTCTCACCTAATAACTGGCGTTCAGAAAGTCCTCATTCCGAACGCAGTGAAGAATCTGAAGCCTCAGCCAAAGCTTATACCTTAAATAGAGATCCTTCACCCTTCGGGCTCAGGATGACAAGCAACGCAGTTTGTGTTGCCTATATCTCGTAAATCTGTTCGCCCTTCATTAGTTTGTAGCCGTTTGCGGTGAGGGTGTCCACGGCCTTTGCCGTGTCATCAAAGCGGAAAATCATCACAGCGCTGTCTGTGCTTCTCTCCACGAGGGCGTACATGTATTCAACATTGATGGATGCCTTGCTCAGTGCGCCGAGGACACCTGCAAGCCCGCCGGGATTGTCAGGAACCTCAACAGCCAGAACCTCTGTCCTGCCCACAGTGAACTCATTCTCCCGAAGAAGACGGTAAGCCTTGTCAGGCTCATTGACAATGAGGCGGAGAATGCCGAAATCGGAAGTGTCAGCAAGGGATAATGCCCTGATGTTTATATTGTTATCTCCGAGGAGCCCTGTAACCTCGTGAAGTCTGCCTGATTCGTTTTCGATAAACACTGAAATCTGGGTGATTTTCATTCCTGCACCTCATATTTTCCTTTTATCGATAACACGCTGAGCTTTGCCCTCGCTTCTGGCTATCGATTTGGGTTCGACAAGGCGCACCTTGCAGGTGACGCCGATCATATCTTTTATATCTTTCTCTATCTCTCTGGTGAGTCTCTGGAGTTCCTTGATTTCATCACTAAAGAAGGAACCTTCCACCTCAACCTTTACTTCAAGAGTATCAAGATTATCAATCCTGTCAACCTCAAGGAGGTAATGCGGAAGCACGCCTTTTTTCTCCACAAGGACAGCCTCGATCTGCGATGGGAAGACATTCACGCCGCGGATTATAAGCATGTCATCACTTCTG
The genomic region above belongs to Geovibrio ferrireducens and contains:
- a CDS encoding ABC transporter substrate-binding protein; this encodes MVRILTVLIFLLVSVTAFAGEVRLGALFAETGPASYLGHPEKLTAEMLVAEINAAGGINGDKVVLVSYDTQGDEQRAINYFKRLVTKDKVFAVIGPTTTGSSLAVKDLADKFKTPLISCAASAAIVTPVNKYVFKTPQSDIHAAETIFKYMKSKGMKKAAILTAQNGFGVTGRDALIEGAKAQGIQIVSDEKFGDKDKDMTSQLSKIKAAGPDAVICWGVGPAPAIVAKNAKDLGIQNLFMSHGVASMKFIELAGASADGIRLPAGRLIVADRLADSDPFKPVLMKYKKDYEGKFNMPVSAFGGHAYDAFYLFKLAYEKSGADTEKFVSALAGIKGFKGTAGEFNMTEQDHNGLSSDAFIMVEIKDGKFEIAK
- a CDS encoding branched-chain amino acid ABC transporter permease, with protein sequence MQFLYSGLTSGSIYALVALGFNIIYNTTGLINFAQGEFVMLGGMLIYTLFAVMGMPVLLAFPLAVVTALILGLLFERVFINLVRVKNDINLITVTIAASILLRDFAMHIWGRDTVTVGEFMPVKSIELPGGVISNQSIMVIAVGAFIALVLHLFLKKSKYGRAMRACFDDMTAAGICGINAVMVRVMSFGVAAAVGAAAGVLISPITFVTYDDGVMIGLKGFAAAILGGLGSFWGAVAGGVLLGLLESFAATIMPSGYKDAIAFVVILLILFVKPAGLFGKRMAKRV
- a CDS encoding ACT domain-containing protein; protein product: MKITQISVFIENESGRLHEVTGLLGDNNINIRALSLADTSDFGILRLIVNEPDKAYRLLRENEFTVGRTEVLAVEVPDNPGGLAGVLGALSKASINVEYMYALVERSTDSAVMIFRFDDTAKAVDTLTANGYKLMKGEQIYEI